CAAATTTAAGGCAttctaattaatattaatttatctctattccatttctctttcatCCACAGGAGTTAAATGACTGCAGAGTCCTACCTAGGCCTGACTTTCTGATCTCTTTACCTTCTATTTTTGCACATGTCAATTCTTTCTCTCCATGTTCACTTCATCTGCAATTTCCAGAATTCCCATCCCTTCTGAAACTGGCTTGTTTCACTCAGATAAGGACCTCCAGTTTTATCCATATTGTCACACATGAGAGGATCTCCTTCTTCTTAAGGCTGAGAAATCCTCCATTGCATGTATatatcaccttttctttatctgtttatctaGCAATGGATACTTGGGATGGtgtcataacttggctattgtgaatatggCTGCAATAAATATGGGAATACAGTTATATTTTGGGATCCTGATTTCAATTATCTTGGATATAcatccagaagtgggattgctggatcatacatagttttattatcaatttttattttctagaggaatctccatacagttatacataatgaCTGCATCATGTATATTCCCACCATGTAGAAGGGCTCCAACTTCTCCTTCTCCTTGACAACACTTACCTTTTACATATAGTAGCCATTGTATATCCCATGTGGAATAACCATTCTAATAGGCATAAAGTGATATGTCATTGTGgcttgatttgcttttccctaatgatgtcctcatttctctttctttggatGTATCAGTTCTAGGGAAGTAGGGTAAATGTGCTTTACGGGAACTCCCCTTACCATGAGCCCCATTGACTGTGAGCACATTGTTTTCTCAGTGATAACATCTACTCTTTGCCAAACGTGGTCAGGAAGTGACACTCCACTGGAAGCAGCAGCATGCAGTCCCTGCCTTGAATCACTTCACCAGCAGGTCTGGCCACGGGGAAAGTGCAGGGGAGGGAAGCCCAGCTTCCTTCTCCCTGATAGTATGTGACATTCCTTCCAACCACATTCATCCAGAGAAGAAACCTGTGCTGCCACACATTTCATGGGGTCACTCCAACTGTATTGGTCCACGTGTTTTTAGAATCATCAAGAACAGGTGACCTACTGAGGTCACCCCACTTCTCTTTCTACATCCAACTCAAATTGCTCTTTGAAAGTCCAATAAGTCAGACTTTTCTCCCCCTGTTAACAAAATGTCTCTTTTGgccaaattattttaatacagcCTCCATGACAGCCATAACTCAGTGGTAATAACTTAAGAATGACATTCAGTGCCAAAGAGACAGAGTGTATTTTACATACTTGCTTGAAAAATAGTGGTTAAATATGGATAATTCCAGCATGTCTctaatattcttatttatgatgtagatttatagacaatacatgaaaaatgagaactgacttataaaaataaaaatatatcaggaaTTCATACTTAATAAATAGTGCATGCTAAAGAATGACCAGGATGTTGATGAGTGTATATTAATCAGCTTTCCTTAGGAATTAGTTGCAAGACTAAGGAAACTGACATAAAATGGAAGGGGAATTTTGAATCAGGATCAACCTGAGTCATCAAGCAGAATTTAAATtgtattcaaaaaaaaaagggaaaagtaaacAAACGTCCATTTCCCTTGGCACTTCCAAAACTCTTCCAAGATAGCTAAAGCATTATGCATGAGGTGGCTTCCTCTCAAAAGGTGCAAGAGGAGAACAATGTTGCTATCTGCTCACACTGGGATCCTGTCTCTCAGTTCTTGTTCAGTTGTGGTGAAGAAGTAGTTGAATCCACTTTCCCAGTCATGACTCTGGTTGCGTTGGTTGAAATACACACCTGGAATTTCTGGACTTTAGCACAGTATTGATTTCCTCTGCATCGTAAGCTCCATGTGATCAGCAGTCCTGTGTCTCTCTTGCACCACTGAATCACTTGTACAGAGACCAATGCCTGGCAGACTGTAACATTAATGTGTTAGCTCACAACACATCCGACCCTCGTGGGTCAGATCCCACTAGGCAAGAGGTGCCTCGGGTTTTTCCTTCTCAGGTACACATTGTTGCTTCTTGCTGGTTGTTTCCTTCATCTGCTGTTGCTTCCGGACTCCACGGCTTTCCATTCATCAGGGCTTTTCTGAGTCGCCTCCAGAAGATATGCCGCCCCAGGACACTGTCCTCCCACTCCAGGTAAGTGTTCCTGCTGAGCAGGCGGTACAGCTCCACCTGCTGCCTGAGCAGGGACTTCTCCACCTTCTGAAGGACGATGAATATGATGCCAGCGTGGCTGCCCAGAAACTGCCAGGTCTGAGCAATCTCATATTCAAAGATACACCAGCGGCTCTGGACAAAGTGCTGAGACACCACCACTATCACCTTCCGGCTTTTATGGAAACCCTCCTGGATGATGTTGGCCGCAATAGCCACACCAGGAATAAAGTCCCTGTAGTGGAGGCAGAGCTGAAAGCGGGGCACTCCTTCTTCTAAATTCTTTACCAACTCATTCCTCACCCAGTCCTCATCCTGGCTTGAGTAGATCACAAAAGCATCATAGGTACTCTCACCTCTGCCATACTTTCTGCAGCCAGCAAGAAGCATCAAGTGAAAATAGAACTTGTAGACCAGAAACACTGTAATGGACACCACCAGCACACTCAGTACTGACACACTGATAATGGTCTTGCTTATTTCACAGGTGTCATTCCTAAAACTCAGAGCTGGCATGCCCTGCAGATCTGAAGGGGTTGCGCACACCAGTTTTTCAGCTTCCACCAAGAGCCTCCTCTGGTCCTTCATCCACTGCAGGAAACTCTGGTGTTCACAAGTACAAGCAAACGCATTCTGAGTAAGATTTATGGTTAGATTACTTGGAAAATGCTGTAGTTCTTGCACTCGGGAAGATTTTATGCTATTGAAACTGCAGTCCAGAATCTGGAGGGAGTAGAGAGGTTTATAAGCAAATTCATCCAACAAAAAGAGGTTGTTGTGACTCATATTTAGGAACTTAAGTTTAGGGAGagtgtcaaatgctttctcagacACCCGTTCCAATTGACACTCAGAAAGGTCCAGGTAGGTCAAGTTATTCATGCCTGTGAAGATATCTGGAAGGAGGTTATCTTCAAAAGAATTGCCTGACATTTTCAATAATTGAAGACTGACCAAGCCTTGGAAGATGCCAAAGAAGGCCACATGGATCTGCGTGTAAGAAATATCAAGGTAACGAAGTTTGCTGAGTGACAAGAATACTGAAAACTCATTGGTCTTTTTCAAAGTGGAATACTGAAAATCCAGATACTCCAGTTGTTCTAAACCCATGAAATTTACAGTCATTGTAATAACCCCATTGAAGCTCATATCTAAGTACTTCAGTCTGTTTGTCCCAAATTGAGTGTGAGAACAGCAACTCTTGAAGTTCAAGTTATTTCTACTGAGATCTAGATGTTCAAGGCTTGGTACTTCAAGTTCTTCAAAACTAGTTAAACCTTTGTTGGCAATGAAAGTAAACCTTTTGAGTGATGGGAGCATCACCTTAGGAAATTGTTTAAATTGACACTTCACCAATTCTAAAGATTGCCAGTTGAAGCCTCTAGAAATTTCTTTTACGCTTTTCATATTCAGGCTCATCAGAGACATTGCAGAAACATTTGCCAGACAATTCAATAAGTCAATAACATCTCCTGACAAATAATCTATAAATACTAATCGAAATTCCTCAATGGTCAAATTGCAGAGTTCTTCCAGGACAGATTTGTCAACCATGTCcacattcctttcatttttaaattctcccAGAACCAAGCGATGAATTTTCAAACCAGCCAGACCTTGAATACaagttttcattacatttttactATGAAAATTGCTTCTTAGCTTCAGTTCGTGAAGTCTAATTTCTTTAAAGGCGTCAGGTTGGATGAAATCTATTGGGTTCAGAGATAGGTCTAAAGAGAGATTGAGTAAGGGCAATTTGTGTAGAACCTGCAAGTCCttatgagaaatattttgaatCTTATTGCTGGAAAGGTCCAAGCGCTTCAGGTTTGGCAGGTTAGAAAAATATTCGGGTAATGTGAAGGAATGAATAAGATTGTGAGCCACATTAAGGTTTTCCAATGTTGTGAGATGTTCAATAGGGAAATTTCCTAGTGAGGCCAGTTTTGTCTCCACAGCCACCAATGTCTTTAAACTTGAGAGTCCATGAAAGGCTCCTGGGCCTAAGCTCTGGATAGGATTTCCTGTCAATATCAAGGTAGAGAGCTTGTGTAAGCCCTCATATGCATCATCTTCAATAGTCTGAATTTCACACCTACACAGGGAAAAAGACACAGTGCATGTAATATTTCTgctgaataaaaattaaagatagaataaT
The Sciurus carolinensis chromosome 14, mSciCar1.2, whole genome shotgun sequence DNA segment above includes these coding regions:
- the Tlr4 gene encoding toll-like receptor 4; this encodes MIPPRSLAGTLIPAMAFFSCLRPESWEPCVEVEPNITYQCMELNFSNIPNSIPSSVKNLDLSFNPLKCIGSHSFFNFPELEVLDLSRCEIQTIEDDAYEGLHKLSTLILTGNPIQSLGPGAFHGLSSLKTLVAVETKLASLGNFPIEHLTTLENLNVAHNLIHSFTLPEYFSNLPNLKRLDLSSNKIQNISHKDLQVLHKLPLLNLSLDLSLNPIDFIQPDAFKEIRLHELKLRSNFHSKNVMKTCIQGLAGLKIHRLVLGEFKNERNVDMVDKSVLEELCNLTIEEFRLVFIDYLSGDVIDLLNCLANVSAMSLMSLNMKSVKEISRGFNWQSLELVKCQFKQFPKVMLPSLKRFTFIANKGLTSFEELEVPSLEHLDLSRNNLNFKSCCSHTQFGTNRLKYLDMSFNGVITMTVNFMGLEQLEYLDFQYSTLKKTNEFSVFLSLSKLRYLDISYTQIHVAFFGIFQGLVSLQLLKMSGNSFEDNLLPDIFTGMNNLTYLDLSECQLERVSEKAFDTLPKLKFLNMSHNNLFLLDEFAYKPLYSLQILDCSFNSIKSSRVQELQHFPSNLTINLTQNAFACTCEHQSFLQWMKDQRRLLVEAEKLVCATPSDLQGMPALSFRNDTCEISKTIISVSVLSVLVVSITVFLVYKFYFHLMLLAGCRKYGRGESTYDAFVIYSSQDEDWVRNELVKNLEEGVPRFQLCLHYRDFIPGVAIAANIIQEGFHKSRKVIVVVSQHFVQSRWCIFEYEIAQTWQFLGSHAGIIFIVLQKVEKSLLRQQVELYRLLSRNTYLEWEDSVLGRHIFWRRLRKALMNGKPWSPEATADEGNNQQEATMCT